The nucleotide sequence TGAAGCCAGTGGCCTCACACGACCATATTGGAGGAAGAATCTGAATCTTTTGGACGAATTGGAGGACAGGATGTGCCTTCTTTTTGTCCATCTTCTGCTTTCTAGCGTTGCACATCTGTTGGCTTGGAGCTTTCCACAGTCACTCTTTTGTAGCTGCATGTCCCCTGGCCATTTCTTGCCTCAGCCGTCGATTCCATGGCCCTACTCTTCTTGGTAGCATTAAGCCTACTTTATTCCTTCCACAGTAGTTTAGCACCGAAGTGGACTCGATTAGGAATTAGGATCCTACAAACATCTCATTGTCGGCCATATTTAAGTACTAATATGATCTTAGCTAAGATAATAACCTGGATTATGTCAGGAGATGGTGCTCTGTCAGCTATCTTTTGCGGTTCTCATTTCAAACTAAATAAATCTGCACGTCAAGCCAAGTAAACAGACGATGTGTACATCTGGGATGATAAGGTGGATCAGATCGATCACAAGTTTGGAGCATCTGATTCGAGACGCGAGTCAATTCTCTCTTCAGATGTTGCTGAGGTGATGATGTTAgatgaccaaatgcatgatactgaCAGCACAGGTAGCAATTTATCTTCCCCAAATGAAGCTTGGAGGGTCAATTGTAAGGCCATAAACATACTGATCAGAAATAGAAACCTGCACATAAGTGGAAGAACTAAACCTCAAACGCATCACTGTTTCTGGTCTCTGTCCTTACTGTATGATTGAACTCTGCAACCACCATCGATGAGGCAGCCTTGTGGTGGTAAAACTATTCTAGCAGGCAGTGCTTCCAACAGCTACTCGTATCGAATTCAGTGATCTCTCAATGATGGATTAAACTAAGCTAGTGGATTCTTTTCTGTATTCCTTCCATTGCCATTGTGCTCAGCTCCATTATTGAGTAGACTAATCTTGTGGGCACTTTTTGGTTCTTTAGCTCTTCTGGGACGGAACGGCGCGTGATGATGATTGCATGGGCAATGCTGTCCGGCGGTCCCGCGTGGACATCTGATGCTACTCCGCCACCCAATGTGTGTAAGCGACAGCATAAAGATACTGACAAAGGATCACCAAGTGGGACGGCCCAAACACCAAACTCCGTCCGCTCTATAAATTGACCCTCTTCCCCTGCCTTCGATTTTTGGTATTCCTCTCTGtggtctctcttgggtttcacggGAGTAGTCACGAAGAGCTGCTGCTCCGATAGAGATGTACGCCGAGGCAGAGCTTGAGCTGCCATCCTTCTCGCACGGATTCTTGCAGGAAGTGGCGGTCGGCAGCTACCACGGCCACTACTCCCACCTCCCGCTCCCCGACGACGGCTTCATCTCTGGCTTCCACGTCGGGGCGGCGGGCGGCGGGCTCAGCATGGTAATTTTGCCCCGCTCCCTGGTTTAATCGCCGTAGCCAGTTGGGTCGGAAGGAATTGTTGAGGTCTGGAGCGATTGGGATCGATCGATCAATCGGATTAGGAGGGATAGGGAAAGGTGGAGGAAAGCGGCCAAATCGTTGGTTGTTTAGATCATACGAGCGAACTTTATAGTTAATTTTCACTTTGAAGCTAaacaaaattgttttttttttctttatttcggAGGTGAGGTTTCTTGTTAAGcaaaacaaaagagaaaagaggagaacagAAGAAGGATATGTCGTTGTGGGTGCCATGGTAAAGTGACAATTACAGATTTAGTGACTCCAATCTGGATTATGTGGTTGGAATGGCCAGAATACTTCTTAGGATCGTTTAGTATTAATACATACACTTTAGGCtttttggaaagaaaaaaaaaaaaacaatttttagGGTTTCTTTTTCCTGATCGAGAGGCCTGAGTTGATTTTTGTTTTGCCAATTCCCAGGTGAGAAACTCTAGCTAGTAAATTTCACCTAGAAGCAAAACCTATAAACCATTCTGCTATTGGTATTCTTAGTCTAGCATCCAAGTCCATAAATTGTCAACTAGAAACAAAAACCTCTTAAGAATTCTTCTAGTGATTTAATATCCAAGACTGTCACTGCCAATAGTAAGCACTTGAAATCAGTTTCTCTATCTGACACCTTCAAGAGTTTAGCCAATTTTAATCTGAACACTCTCGAGAAGTATTCGTTGGATAGTGGTAAATGCATTTATTCTGGATGAAATCGTGCACTTGAGAGTTCAAAAAGTCTGAGCAGCAAGAAGATCAGGTCTTCATCTCTGTATGTTAATATCTATTCAAAAGCTGATTAATTCAGTGTCTTGTTTAATTTATCATTGAAAAATACCTGTCACAAAAATCAGCAGAAAGGTACCTGGGATTGAAGAACAAGCATGTTTTTAATTGTgatcagaaattttttttcttctaacttgtgaactttcttttttttcataggGAAACATGGTACAAACTTGTGCTGTATCAGAATATGATATGGGAGGAGAAGGAGATCTTTTCAAAGCTCCAGAACCAATTCTAGAAGTGCCATCTCTTGAACTTGATCCTGTGACAGCTGCCATTATATCTGTTGGAGGTGATGTCATCACAGAAACAATAAAGGTTGCAGATATAGAGTCAATCCAAACTGATCATCTCAATGACATATTTTATGAGTGCAAGAAAGACCTTCTAGAGGAGTCAGAGATTGAAGATTCAATTTCTGAACTCTTAGATGTCAAGATTCCTGCAGTGCAAATGGACGAAGTTCCACTTTCTGAGAAGTTTAGCTATGCAGAAGGATCAATGCAGAAAAGTGTTAGCTCTGGGTGTTTAAGTTCAGTGGAATGGATCCCTGGGGGTACTAGGAGACCAGACTTCCTTGATTTCCAAGGATTGGATTTTGAAGCTGCAATTTTAGGTTTGAGGAGAGCGTATAGCGAGGGAGATATTCAGGTAGAGTAAACTTCTTTCTTGTTGCTTTTCTTTTGTGTTACTTCTAGTTTGCAAATTCTTTCTTCGGTTTGGGTAAAATTACAACTGAGACAGTATATAGACTATTTTTTTTGGAAACTTTGAGAGTGAGGAGCAGTTTCTTGATCTTTTCTCTTATAttagaaactcatttattgtacaTTTCATAATGTATCCAAAATATTCTTGGCTTGCCTCATGAAGGCAATTCATACAGAAGCATTGAGTTCTCAAGAATACCGTAAAGCAGATTGGTAGGCTTCAGCTTTATTGTTGTTTCAACACCCATGTTAATAAGAAAATGAAGGTGCAAAGATTATACATGGTGGTTACTGTTTGATACATTTCCCTCAAGTAAAAGTTTACTAAGCATGTTTTTGGTCTATAAGTTATGGACCATGCTGAAATAGTTACATCATGATTAACTGCATGATAGGTACTGAATAAATCACTGAGCATAATGAACTGCATAGATGTGATAAATACAAACAGTGCAGAAATTCAAATACTGTCCTATCTAACATGTTGTAAGTCTGTGGTATCAAGGAAAAATTAACATGAATGTGACTTTTTAACCTAGAGAACTTTTCTGATGATAATGTGGGTTCACCAAGATATATTACTAATATGCAAACCTCTGATGCACCTGTCCGCATCCTACTATATGGCTGGTAGTTCACAGCTAGATTTCCTTTTGTCTTGATGCAAGATATACTGGTATGTTTTGAAATGCCTGGTATTTTCTACAGAAGATCATTGATTCTTAATTTTTTATGGCAGAATCTTGGCAAGAATAACACGAGCATTGGGAATACAACCGCTGTGTGCTCTTCCTTTGAACAGCTCCTAACCATCAGTGATGTTAAGACTGAACGACAGCAAAAACTTTCCAGGTACAGAGAGAAGAAGAGCAAGAGAAACTTTGGCAGAAAAATCAAAGCAAGTACTTGGTTGAGTTTTATTTCCATATTGTTCCTTTCTTTGAAGTAAAATCTCAAGCACAATGGGTGATTGTGGTCCATACTGATGAGTAGCAAGTAATAACATGTTCCCTTTCAGTCAGTCAACCTGGATTACACTTCAGAGGTGACGAGAAACTGGAACTCTAATATATAGAGAAAAAGAATCTGAACCTTGTTAAAGGCCTGAAGGAGACATAACCCTAGCTAATCTCTACTGCAAAAGATACGTGTGTTCTCCAGCATAGTCTCCAGTTGGCAAAGATTCCAGTCCATCTGCAACTTACACAAAATAAGTTGCCCTTGCCTAAATTGCAAAAGAACCTCGTGATCTGAGAAAGAAACTTTTCTttaaaattcatgaaaatcttaaTATTTACTGACAACTCCTGAAACTCATGTAATGTTCACTTTTTAAGTGTCCGTGGAGCCATTAGTTGCTTAAACTTACTTCAAATAAGCTCATGTTCAATTTATGTCTGAAACCAATTACGTtcgtcatctttgttatttagttaTAGCATGCTGGTTTTTCATCAAGAAGTTTCTCATGATGGACTGCATTGTCATTTTTGTGTGAGAAAGAACTACAATCAAGTTTGTCATCTTCGCAAAAAGATAGTTGCCCATGATCTTGACTCAAAGGCTTCTATTATTCCTTTTCCCTCTCCCTTTTGAAGTCCCATAACCTTCTTTTCTAGAGATCTGATCCAATGGCTATCAGCTGTCATGTTttttaaagcatattttgttcttTGAAGAAAACATAGCATGTTAATACACCAAGAATATGAAGTTTCCCTTTTAGGCATGATTTTATGTTCTTATATCACTAGGCGAAAAAAGAGAATTTGTGCTAGTTCTGCCAGTACCTGAATTATTTCTGGAATTGAACTATGCTTAGATATCCAAAGTATATATTTATTCCTCAAAAACTACTGATGATTTATGTGTTAATTGATATCTCCAAATGTCATAACCTTTGAGTTTTTTGGCTGATTCCAGTACCCCAACATGGTCAACTTTTCTTTCATTGAACCGTAGAGCTCCTGGAGAAAATCATGCTCCTCTTCTTGTAATTTGCCACAATAAGCATCACTTCTACTATTTAATTTGCACATAAATGAATAGAGTTCACCCTGAGACATGGGACATAATTTGAAAGCTGCAGAAAGCTTTAAGTGCCATAATTCCATATCTCATGAAGATGGATAAATGGTGATCAGAATTTTACTTTGATGTTTTTGGAACTGTCTTAGATACTTTGACCCAGATATGTAGATTATACCTATTAATATGTTGCCAGAGACCACATTCTCATAAAGATGATAATGAACTCATGAAATGTGAATTGTCATCTTTTGTGTTGTTTTGATCGTGCGTCAAGTCAACTGTTCAAATTGATTCTTTGACTCAAATTCCAAAAATTTTCCTGATTCTGAAGACTTAGGTTCTTCACTGATGTTGTAATTTTCTATCATGATGAATGAATTCATAATCATGGAGAAGCAAGCTGCAGATAACGGTAGCTGAATGAACGAGTCTGCTAAGATGTTAAAATAAATGCATGAGATAAATTCATACCAGTTTTCATTTGCATCTTTTGACTAAATCGCAGGTTCTAGAGATTGATAAACTCTTTGGTGTTTTGCAGTATGCTTGCAGGAAGGCTCTTGCAGACAGTCAACCCAGAGTTCGTGGAAGGTTTGCGAAGACCGAATAGTGTGAGGCTACAAAACCAAACATATCAATGCAAACGTCGAACTAGGCAAGATGTTGAAGTCGTTAGCAGCTCACACTTTCTCCCTCGTCTTGAAGGATGCTTTTGGAAGTGATAAGAACAAATGGGCCACGATAGACAAGGTCAATAGCAATATGGATGACGGATATCTCTGCTTTACACAAGGAAATTATTGATCACCATCCACTGGGTTATCTTCTGTGATGCAATGCAATAACAGCCTATATAGGTAAAATTGAAGTTGTAGCTCAGTTCTGTACAGTAGTTTGAATAAAAGGAATTTTGTATTCTACTTGCTGTATTATCACATTATCAAATATTTATTCATGCATTCGATCCCGCACCAAATTCTGTGATGAAGATGACTAACCTCTAGCGATGTTGCTTCTTGCATTTCCTTTCTAGACTTGAAACATCCAATGCCTGGAACAGAGTTGAAATCAACATCTGGAACTTCATTGAGACTATCTCAGAACCTCACGGAAATCTTTATCTATAGAGAATTATGTAAGCTGGTCAACTGACACATGTTTCATCTAATTCGCAACCTTGCTTGGCAAATGATAAGTGACGATGGAATTTAATTTGGAACCTCGAGAAAGTCTTAATCTGGACTCGTTCAGCATCAGCTTAACCTAATGCCTGCTTCTTGCTCTAAAGCATTTAGGTTTTGACATGAAGCATCCATGTTACACAGACACAAGCAACACCATCCCACACTAGCAATCCAAAACAAGCTTTCCATTGCAATAAAGATATCGaagattcataacatagcatcttTAAATCTTGAACCTTTACTGCCTTTGTCATAAACAAGGAAGGAGCAATCGACAGGACTGCTGCTTGCCATCTTTTTTTTCCCTCCCTGCTTAGGCAACTCTAGGCAAGGAACTCGATACACCATAACACCAAGCTGATACAACCACAAGGCTCTCACCATCCAACTGCGAATTTTATCCGTAGCCAAGAAAGATTGACACCAGAGTTGTTTAAAGAGAAATGGAACTGTCTACACTGTAGTGAGTTCAATCACATAATAATCACTCCAAGAACGAGGGAAAAAGGTTGGATATGTGGAAACTGATACGCGCTGATCTATATCTCACTTGCGAAAGTTGCCACTCCATTGAGAGGAGCCCCTCCGTGCTCCACCTCTACCACGTTGATGGTGTGAGATACTGTGCCTTTGGGCTGTCCGATCACCATTAGACTGCTTTGCCTGCTGGGTGATCATCATCATCCTCTGCTTCTTCATATTTGCAAAAAGTGCATCCATGGTCTCCGGCTTCTGCTCGGTTACCACCTTATCCTGCATGTAATAATACATCAGGAAGCATTAAATGAAATGAATTCAAGCAGCAAATGACCAGGACAATTGGAATTATAGACATATTTCAAGTTGTTTATGAGGAATAATTCATCCTAAACCAAAACACTCAAACGATGCATGCTCTGAAATCTTAAGATTAATTTCTACACTATCAATAATCAATTGCATATTGGGAACATATATGATGAAGGAGAGGGTATGTTGGCATATGCTATGCTAAACGTCAATATGGCAATAAAAGATTTTAGCTAAATGTCAGCTTGCTTAGCTACCAAATAAAATTCAGACGCCAAAAGATAGACATATTCTCCAGTAGTTTGCATAGCTAGCCATAGATGAAGAAATTTCATATTAACCTTCTTTCCTGCGAAGCTACCATCAGCAGCCTTCCTTTGCGCTGAAGTAACAGCCCTGCAACAATCACGAATCATCAGTGCAAGGCAATATACGATGAAATTAGGTCTACAGCAAAAGAATGAACTGAATAACTATGAGAAGAACTTACCATCAAATAATAAAAGTATGTAGCTTTTAATACTAAGGATGACTGTAAACAATGTAACAAATGCTAGATGGGTGGAAACCATAGTTATCCAGAACATGGTCACTACTGTAGATCCAATATTTATTATCACAAAATGGCAGCTGTAAAGAGGTTTGCAAATGGAACTGTGACCTTTTTCATTGCATCTGTCTGCAAACTATAAAATTCCTGCTATTGTTCTCAAGTTGCTCAATTCCACAAACCAAAAAAGGTCCAATAATACCAATTGATGTAAGTGACCTACAACAGTTATAAACTACTTTCCACGCATATCAGGCTCTTCCTTGGATCTGCCAGCACTTCCACCACAACTTACTTAACAGCTAATATTTTTGGCAATCCGAGGAACACATCAACTACCAATAACCTCCTCCAGATATTACTCGTCTGTATGGAACTACCAAGCCCTATAGAAAGCTTGAACATGGGACAAGAATGACAGCTatacttcaaaaaaaaatataCACATGGTGTTCTCCTGGTACAAGTTATGTATTCAATTGCATATCAATTCAACTGGCTCTAGAAAGAAATCcaagtaatcttctaaggtgcaaAGCAAGCAATCTCTTTCTTGACATCACATGAAACTTATTAGTTGAAATGCACCATGGATAGCAACAAAAGTCAGGATCAAACTCTCGATAGGATTCATTGTTGCACTACTTGTGGTTTCTTGTTCATAGACAGCTGTGAGACCTTCATTCTTCCTAAAGGCAATACCAATGCATCACAATGCTCAGATTAGTGCCACACCACAGGCCAGAATATAAAATAGGGCAATGACAGCAAATCTCATTTTCCATAGTAAGCAAAAGTCGAACGTCCAAAGTATATGATGGCTGTACTCATGTCTATGTTAACTGCTTATATCACCCATCTAACAGTTAAGTTGTCCACTAAAATCGCAGTGACAGAATTAAGTGCTTATATCACCCATCTAACAGCTCAGTTGTCCACAAAAATCCCAGTGATAGAATAGCGTGCATgcaaaaaaaatttatctttcatGCAAAAGAACCATAGTTTACCTGTGAAGATACAGTTATGAAAATTCTTAAGAAAATACTATTCAGTAAAGCCATGCCTTTATAAGAAGGATATAGAAATGAATAGAAATAAAGTACCTTGGCTGGCTCTGATTCACTAGCCTGTTGCGAATAGGCATTGCAGAAACCTTCCTTGAAATCT is from Musa acuminata AAA Group cultivar baxijiao chromosome BXJ1-6, Cavendish_Baxijiao_AAA, whole genome shotgun sequence and encodes:
- the LOC135580842 gene encoding uncharacterized protein LOC135580842 isoform X1 is translated as MYAEAELELPSFSHGFLQEVAVGSYHGHYSHLPLPDDGFISGFHVGAAGGGLSMGNMVQTCAVSEYDMGGEGDLFKAPEPILEVPSLELDPVTAAIISVGGDVITETIKVADIESIQTDHLNDIFYECKKDLLEESEIEDSISELLDVKIPAVQMDEVPLSEKFSYAEGSMQKSVSSGCLSSVEWIPGGTRRPDFLDFQGLDFEAAILGLRRAYSEGDIQNLGKNNTSIGNTTAVCSSFEQLLTISDVKTERQQKLSSMLAGRLLQTVNPEFVEGLRRPNSVRLQNQTYQCKRRTRQDVEVVSSSHFLPRLEGCFWK
- the LOC103989153 gene encoding uncharacterized protein LOC103989153, with the translated sequence METKPLTAEAIALTEKKMDMTLDDIIKMSKKNTSKGRRPLRMPIKSQGFQNGNRSQNNGKVQQFMESRSSIRQGFLAQRRSNFHGNQFQMTTEISRKVSAMPIRNRLVNQSQPRAVTSAQRKAADGSFAGKKDKVVTEQKPETMDALFANMKKQRMMMITQQAKQSNGDRTAQRHSISHHQRGRGGARRGSSQWSGNFRK
- the LOC135580842 gene encoding uncharacterized protein LOC135580842 isoform X2 — translated: MYAEAELELPSFSHGFLQEVAVGSYHGHYSHLPLPDDGFISGFHVGAAGGGLSMGNMVQTCAVSEYDMGGEGDLFKAPEPILEVPSLELDPVTAAIISVGGDVITETIKVADIESIQTDHLNDIFYECKKDLLEESEIEDSISELLDVKIPAVQMDEVPLSEKFSYAEGSMQKSVSSGCLSSVEWIPGGTRRPDFLDFQGLDFEAAILGLRRAYSEGDIQNLGKNNTSIGNTTAVCSSFEQLLTISDVKTERQQKLSRYREKKSKRNFGRKIKYACRKALADSQPRVRGRFAKTE